The Naumovozyma castellii chromosome 4, complete genome genome contains a region encoding:
- the PAH1 gene encoding phosphatidate phosphatase PAH1 (ancestral locus Anc_2.345): MQYVGRALGSVSKTWSSINPATLSGAIDVIVVEQPDGTLSCSPFHVRFGKFQILKPSQKKVEVLVNGKSTNIPMKLSDSGEAYFVFETSTDVKDIPDDLLASPVMSATNSPPQSPEPSKLELNSPEGQSDQEHDRSSDSSNQGNNNKPLEEPDFLDIGASPNSKNKTKIFQQNLNKRLTQIHIPSKLENNGDLLLDMEGYKPNTDMMHDTDMQLKQLLKDELGSESDISNFIREDSNGNVRIVNPYENCHLTSTSPIGSAPGSPLISASEPTLTMNSPSTNDSAESVESEELSSDTMTNEKSYKESLEDKEDKEDKEERRNSSKHFIKTIRLTSDQLRCLDLIYGENDLTFSIDHGKATMAAKLFVWRWDVPIVISDIDGTITKSDALGHVLAMIGKDWTHIGVAKLFTEIARNGYNILYLTARGAGQADSTRGYLRSIYQGGNRLPVGPVILSPDRTMAALRREIILKKPEIFKIACLNDIRSLYFEKFEKQQELEREQQHKEEVETKGEGNISINSKEEDKANEANDIRDTKDPVIPNQMADEKPTPFFAGFGNRITDALSYRTVGIPSSRIFTINPDGDVHMELLELAGYRSSYIHINELVDHFFPPVNLNDDDIRSVNSMTPGSPINKSLDNIENTGGIDNKSFFRTNQEEKFTDVNFWREPILDLDELSDISNDSSSIDEKEKNETSKNTRLDVTRKNASRRGTNHTERSDTSIINNDPHSKYEDETFSTPKRHEKKRKKI; encoded by the coding sequence ATGCAGTATGTTGGTAGAGCGCTCGGCTCCGTCTCTAAGACCTGGTCCTCGATTAATCCAGCAACCTTATCAGGCGCAATAGACGTTATAGTCGTGGAACAGCCAGATGGGACTCTCTCATGTTCTCCATTCCACGTCAGGTTTGGGAAGtttcaaatcttgaaacCATCACAGAAGAAAGTCGAAGTGCTTGTAAACGGGAAATCTACAAATATCCCTATGAAACTAAGTGATTCTGGTGAAGCATATTTTGTCTTTGAGACTTCCACCGATGTCAAGGATATTCCTGATGATTTATTAGCTTCCCCCGTGATGAGTGCCACAAATAGCCCACCTCAATCTCCTGAGCCTTCCAAATTGGAGTTGAACAGTCCCGAAGGACAATCTGACCAAGAACATGATAGATCGTCTGATTCAAGTAATCaaggaaataataataaaccaTTAGAAGAACCAGATTTTTTGGATATTGGTGCCTCACCAAACTCAAAGAACAAGaccaaaatatttcaacagAACCTTAACAAGAGATTAACACAGATTCATATTCCAAGCAAGTTAGAAAATAACGGTGATCTCCTTCTTGATATGGAGGGGTATAAGCCAAACACAGATATGATGCATGATACAGATATgcaattgaaacaattgcttaaagatgaattagGCTCGGAATCTGATATCTCCAATTTCATTAGAGAAGATAGCAATGGTAATGTAAGAATAGTCAACCCTTATGAAAATTGTCATTTAACTTCCACATCACCAATAGGTTCAGCACCTGGGTCTCCTCTAATAAGTGCCAGTGAACCCACTCTAACTATGAATAGTCCGTCCACTAACGATTCCGCAGAATCGGTGGAATCAGAAGAATTGAGTTCTGATACAATGACAAACGAGAAATCCTACAAGGAAAGCTTggaagataaagaagataagGAAGATAAGGAAGAGCGTAGAAATTCGTCAAAGCATTTCATTAAAACCATTAGATTAACAAGTGATCAACTTCGATGTCTAGATTTGATATATGGAGAAAACGATTTAACGTTTTCCATTGATCATGGGAAGGCCACTATGGCTGCCAAGTTATTTGTATGGAGATGGGACGTACCCATTGTAATAAGTGATATAGATGGGACTATTACCAAATCGGATGCATTGGGTCATGTTTTAGCGATGATTGGGAAAGATTGGACTCATATTGGAGTAGCTAAATTATTTACTGAGATTGCAAGAAATGGTTACAACATTTTATATCTGACAGCAAGAGGTGCAGGACAGGCAGATTCCACAAGGGGATATTTACGATCTATTTATCAAGGTGGAAACAGATTGCCTGTTGGTCCTGTTATCTTATCGCCGGATAGGACAATGGCAGCATTAAGGAGAGAAAttatattgaagaaacctgaaatatttaagaTTGCCTGTTTAAACGACATTAGATCGTTATATTTCGAGAAGTTTGAGAAACAACAAGAATTAGAAAGGGAGCAACAACATAAGGAAGAGGTAGAAACTAAGGGTGAAGGTAATATTAGTATCAATagtaaagaagaagacaaGGCAAATGAGGCAAATGATATAAGGGACACTAAGGACCCCGTTATACCAAATCAAATGGCGGATGAGAAACCAACACCTTTCTTTGCAGGATTTGGAAATAGAATAACAGACGCATTGTCCTATAGAACTGTAGGTATTCCAAGTTCGAGGATATTCACAATCAATCCTGACGGAGATGTCCATatggaattattagaacTAGCAGGTTATAGAAGTTCTTACATTCATATCAATGAATTAGTGGATCATTTCTTCCCACCTGTAAATTTGaacgatgatgatattagaAGCGTTAACTCAATGACACCTGGTTCACCAATTAATAAAAGTTTGGATAACATTGAGAATACAGGTGGAATCGATAACAAATCGTTCTTCAGAACAAACCAGGAGGAAAAATTTACAGACGTTAATTTTTGGAGGGAACCCATACTGGATCTCGATGAATTGTCTGATATTAGCAATGACTCTAGTAGCATagatgaaaaggaaaagaatgaaacCAGCAAAAATACACGTTTAGATGTTACCCGAAAGAACGCATCTAGGAGAGGAACTAACCACACTGAACGTTCAGATACTTCAATCATTAACAACGATCCTCATTCTAAATATGAGGATGAAACATTTTCAACCCCAAAGAGGCATGAAAAAAAACGAAAGAAGATATAG
- the INP2 gene encoding Inp2p (ancestral locus Anc_2.347) — protein MDAKGTPYLAGLQIFTAEKRRIHSSESDGSSQTTRSAKYGFSPSNTSSSDSFRVFSPLRNLSNWTTSTGYGSTPRVVDSPLFRSILPKQYDFWDGIVNEIFQNYPSKYDAKFVEEFQYLIVTSHFLNDMNGSRFSLTNKPSPILRKDIKSYNAGKMSNRIPTKFGILECSNMNEKFRFHRTLNYLPTLLRSYKILRHLQHRAATNNSLEKSRVVKSIIILTLISCHLAIQQELFYRQHIKYKSTQILRRTLDSLKRLDELLHKFHLGLKEQTIHQHLSVSFNDSDLHSIELQKISTLKSLLASSLDQLYFGMKHLVKELLPICNPNELLKYCGMYSIDMSDVLWSIFDVGITMEGKSFRAHYLKRFVLCCLLSTQREVGISTNSVTGAGGDILSQIFFTLRVQTNPSGMYFMWKISKELENWNIVILSLISNLGNYEYLLESVTELQNLATGLPITKVQNTHQEKSICSTLTSLRMIEKQLTTASSLEHISEDKRSLIIHELNEITKLLQETLFDHKLKNGITHHLGQSSVVSTPSGSKQGFHLDIFRTSPHLTKRRVDLSEKCDIPVVSDDMDINRNDPIKTDTPTHKYDLDKLSDEELRRRLDEGIQKLSIENKKSRENLRTKKSIELLRHQARFDSLSNEGRPLHDNQKYYPLNEECIPIIYELENLREN, from the coding sequence ATGGATGCAAAGGGGACCCCGTATCTGGCGGGTTTGCAGATATTTACAGCGGAGAAACGGAGAATACACAGTAGCGAAAGTGATGGTTCATCACAGACAACTCGGTCTGCGAAATATGGCTTTAGTCCCTCCAACACCAGTTCTAGTGACTCATTCCGTGTTTTTAGTCCGCTGAGGAACCTTTCTAATTGGACTACTTCGACCGGATATGGATCGACTCCTAGAGTTGTGGATTCACCTTTATTTCGATCGATATTACCAAAACAGTATGATTTTTGGGATGGTATTGTCAATGagatattccaaaattatCCATCTAAATACGATGCTAAGTTTGTGGAAGAGTTCCAATATCTGATTGTTACCTCAcattttttgaatgatatGAATGGATCCAGATTTTCTTTAACTAATAAGCCATCGCCaatattaagaaaagaCATTAAATCGTATAACGCTGGAAAAATGAGCAATAGAATTCCTACAAAATTTGGTATATTAGAGTGTTCAAAcatgaatgaaaaatttaggTTTCATAGAACTCTTAATTATCTCCCCACATTGTTAAGAAGCTATAAGATATTGAGGCATCTTCAACACCGTGCTGCtacaaataattcattggAAAAATCAAGAGTTGTTAAAAGTATTATAATACTAACACTAATATCATGTCACTTAGCAATACAACAAGAGTTGTTTTACCGACAACATATAAAGTATAAAAGTACCCAAATTCTACGGCGGACCTTAgattctttgaaaagattggatgaattattgCACAAGTTCCACCTAGGTTTAAAGGAACAAACAATTCATCAGCATCTGTCAGTGAGTTTTAATGATTCCGATCTTCATTCCATTGaacttcaaaaaatatctaCACTAAAGAGCCTTTTAGCGTCAAGTCTAGatcaattatattttggTATGAAACATCTTGTTAAAGAATTGTTACCAATTTGTAATCCCAATGAACTATTAAAATACTGTGGAATGTATAGCATTGACATGTCAGATGTGCTCTGGTCCATCTTTGATGTGGGTATAACAATGGAGGGCAAATCGTTTAGAGCccattatttaaaaagatTTGTTCTTTGTTGCCTTCTATCTACTCAGCGGGAGGTGGGTATATCTACTAATTCTGTTACAGGTGCAGGTGGAGACATTTTATcccaaattttttttaccCTTCGAGTTCAAACGAATCCATCTGGAATGTATTTCAtgtggaaaatttcaaaagagtTGGAAAATTGGAACATAGTAATATTATCTTTAATATCAAACCTAGGAAATTACGAATACTTACTGGAATCGGTTACCGAACTGCAAAATCTCGCAACTGGGCTACCGATCACTAAAGTACAGAACACTCACCAAGAAAAGTCGATATGCTCCACGTTGACGTCATTGAGAATGattgaaaaacaattgaCAACTGCGTCATCTTTGGAACATATATCAGAAGACAAGCGGTCATTAATTATACACGAATTGAATGAGATTACAAAACTTTTGCAAGAAACGTTGTTCGACCATAAACTTAAAAATGGTATTACTCACCATTTAGGACAATCATCTGTAGTGTCGACTCCATCAGGTTCCAAGCAAGGATTCcatcttgatatttttagAACGAGTCCACACCTCACGAAGCGTAGAGTTGACCTCAGTGAAAAATGCGATATCCCTGTAGTATCTGATGATATGGACATAAACAGAAATGATCCTATCAAAACCGACACTCCCACGCATAAATATGATTTAGATAAGTTATCAGATGAAGAACTCAGAAGAAGACTTGATGAGGGTATTCAAAAGTTATCgatagaaaataaaaagagtAGAGAAAACTTGCGAACGAAGAAATCGATTGAACTGCTAAGACATCAAGCACGATTTGACTCGTTGTCCAATGAGGGCAGACCTCTTCATGataatcaaaaatattatccGCTTAATGAAGAGTGCATCCCAATAATTTATGAACTTGAGAACCTTAGGGAAAATTAG
- the MSS11 gene encoding Mss11p (ancestral locus Anc_2.346), whose product MLPGGIRDKIPRKHGTNDDNGKQNEQTTDDDPQVITDCYVFVSDAFATSPRQLMYAHIYNYFIVNKCYDAARALIMEVSLPFGLAIGGDFKRVQAFHGDPLLIMEANWDRLIPSKMLIDSKETFLGEWWEMMKPLDKSVEQYQQEVHLYQAKAQQIPHTIPTPPTRPPHIVEHNSNLQQPSHTNAHNVQYLRMVPQFPYQVMHQLPTPLVRDGNRIGNMKMNPNMMPPNFFAGVKHPTAANAHNTSSHSPNNDNTANWNPAGPTQMPGYNPGHYVPYFNNVYHPPQHNMPYPIHYPGPQNNAKWISTPPVYHYPYAVGPPPVSRSPVHLGARSTDTSQQPVNRQSSNEDVNTSNMPDQSALTNSLPYLKGDVTLNKPNNPKMDGNTPNIPNESAPNISPYLKSGIGVNKSVELHSQPSSNNRINYSSPIINSNEGGIDNDDGLGDVTGNLTSRSRPEQDGINFQTISHSKTVAKSDCTNPSPLTSSFFNRLGDSAVSQQNVYQQYISLIKDVENKDHKSRINETEEHGRIRSDEGVRE is encoded by the coding sequence ATGCTTCCCGGTGGAATACGAGACAAAATACCGCGCAAACATGGaacaaatgatgataacGGTAAGCAAAATGAACAAACCACTGATGATGACCCTCAAGTAATTACAGATTGTTACGTTTTTGTTTCCGATGCCTTTGCAACGAGCCCTCGTCAACTAATGTACGCCCATATTTATAATTACTTCATTGTTAACAAATGTTATGATGCTGCAAGAGCTCTTATAATGGAAGTCAGTCTCCCATTTGGCTTGGCCATTGGTGGTGACTTTAAACGAGTTCAAGCATTCCATGGGGACCCATTGTTAATAATGGAAGCTAATTGGGATAGATTAATTCCATCAAAAATGTTGATAGATTCTaaagaaacatttcttGGGGAATGGTGGGAAATGATGAAACCATTAGATAAGAGTGTGGAACAGTACCAGCAAGAGGTGCACTTATACCAAGCAAAAGCTCAACAGATTCCTCACACTATTCCTACACCTCCAACGAGGCCACCACATATTGTTGAGCATAATAGTAATTTGCAACAACCATCTCATACAAATGCTCATAATGTTCAATATCTGCGAATGGTTCCACAATTCCCATATCAAGTAATGCATCAGCTACCTACCCCCTTAGTAAGAGACGGTAATCGTATTGGCAATATGAAGATGAATCCAAATATGATGCCACCAAACTTTTTCGCTGGAGTTAAACATCCAACAGCTGCTAATGCTCATAATACAAGTAGTCATTCCCCGAATAATGATAACACTGCAAATTGGAATCCTGCTGGACCTACTCAGATGCCTGGATATAACCCAGGACACTACGTCCCATATTTTAACAATGTGTATCATCCTCCACAACACAATATGCCCTATCCAATACACTACCCGGGACCCCAAAATAATGCTAAATGGATCAGCACTCCACCTGTATACCATTATCCTTACGCTGTTGGTCCTCCTCCTGTTTCCAGGTCGCCAGTTCATCTTGGGGCAAGAAGTACCGACACCTCCCAACAACCAGTTAACCGCCAGTCCTCCAACGAGGATGTCAATACATCAAATATGCCAGATCAATCAGCTCTTACAAATAGCTTGCCTTACCTGAAGGGTGATGTAACATTGAACAAaccaaataatccaaaAATGGATGGTAATACACCAAACATTCCAAATGAATCTGCTCCTAATATTTCACCATACTTGAAGAGTGGTATCGGTGTGAACAAGTCAGTTGAATTACACAGCCAACCTTCGTCAAATAATAGGATAAATTATTCCTCACCTATTATAAATTCAAACGAAGGTGGTATTGATAACGATGATGGCCTAGGTGATGTAACTGGTAATTTAACTTCTAGATCACGACCGGAACAAGATGgaataaattttcaaacGATATCACACTCCAAAACCGTTGCTAAGTCGGACTGTACTAATCCTAGTCCTTTGACTTCATCCTTCTTTAATCGATTAGGTGATAGTGCTGTTTCCCAACAAAATGTTTACCAGcaatatatttcattgatAAAGGATgtggaaaataaagatcACAAATCTAGGATTAATGAAACTGAGGAACACGGTAGAATAAGAAGTGATGAGGGCGTTAGAGAGTAA